A window of Vidua macroura isolate BioBank_ID:100142 chromosome 22, ASM2450914v1, whole genome shotgun sequence contains these coding sequences:
- the HEPACAM gene encoding hepatocyte cell adhesion molecule has translation MWGAPAAPRGHPAPPCLLPLTWLLALHAGLLAGVNITSPTPLVRGTAGKAALLSVRYASASADKPVVKWQLKRDKPVTVVQSIGTEIIGNLRPDYRDRIRVLENGSLLISPLQLADEGAYEVEVSITDDTFTGEKTINLTVDIPISKPQVLVASSTVLELSEFFTLNCSHENGTKPTYTWLKDGRPLSNDSRLLLSPDQKILTITRVLMADDDVYSCLVENPISHGRSVPVKLTVYRRSSLYIILSTGGIFLLVTLVTVCACWKPSKKEKRQAETQPTSDYAEQDEERLKHEAEGIPRSGEHERKNPVALYILKDKDSPEAEEDSLPEPRGTVEPGYTSSPVPAAGRSPGPVGRSTRRYHRSPARSPASTRTHRSPPGSPARSRGAPRLLRTAGVHVIREQEEANAVEISA, from the exons ATGTGGGGAGCGCCGGCTGCCCCGCGGGGCCACCCTGCTCCCCCCTGCTTGCTGCCGCTGACCTGGCTTCTGGCGCTGCATGCAG GTCTGCTGGCAGGGGTGAACATCACCAGCCCCACGCCGCTGGTCCGTGGCACGGCGGGCAAGGCGGCGCTGCTCTCGGTGCGCTACGCCAGCGCCAGCGCCGACAAGCCAGTGGTCAAGTGGCAGCTGAAGCGGGACAAACCTGTCACCGTCGTCCAGTCCATCGGCACCGAGATCATTGGCAACCTACGGCCCGACTACCGCGACCGCATCCGCGTGCTGGAGAACGGCTCGCTGCTCATCAGCCCCTTGCAGCTGGCTGATGAAGGCGCTTACGAGGTGGAGGTGTCCATCACCGACGACACTTTCACCGGCGAGAAGACCATCAACCTCACCGTGGACA TTCCCATCTCAAAGCCCCAAGTGCTGGTGGCCTCCTCAACGGTTCTGGAGCTCAGTGAGTTCTTCACCCTCAACTGCTCACACGAGAATGGCACCAAGCCCACCTACACCTGGCTGAAGGACGGGCGGCCGCTGAGCAACGACTCCCgcctgctcctctcccctgaCCAGAAGATCCTCACCATCACCCGTGTTCTCATGGCTGACGATGACGTCTACAGTTGCCTGGTGGAGAACCCCATCAGCCATGGCCGCAGTGTCCCCGTGAAGCTCACTGTTTACC GCCGGAGCTCTCTCTACATCATCCTCTCCACGGGCGGCATCTTCCTTCTTGTCACCCTGGTGACAGTTTGTGCCTGTTGGAAACCCTCCAAGAA GGAGAAGCGACAAGCAGAGACACAACCAACCTCTGACTACGCTGAGCAGGACGAGGAGCGCCTGAAGCACGAGG CCGAAGGCATCCCACGGAGCGGCGAGCACGAGCGCAAGAACCCAGTGGCTTTGTACATCCTTAAAGATAAG GACTCGCCGGAGGCGGAGGAGGATTCACTGCCGGAGCCCCGCGGCACAGTGGAACCAGGCTACACCAGCTCGCCAGTACCAGCAGCCGGTCGCTCGCCAGGGCCAGTGGGGCGTTCGACTCGCCGTTACCATCGCTCGCCAGCTCGCTCACCCGCCTCGACGCGGACCCACAGGTCACCACCGGGTTCGCCGGCACGCTCCCGCGGCGCTCCGCGGCTGCTGCGGACTGCCGGCGTCCACGTCATTcgggagcaggaggaggccaACGCCGTGGAGATCAGTGCCTGA
- the ROBO4 gene encoding LOW QUALITY PROTEIN: roundabout homolog 4 (The sequence of the model RefSeq protein was modified relative to this genomic sequence to represent the inferred CDS: inserted 2 bases in 1 codon), translating to MAEMFVFTVTFPPASAFPAPASGYCTPPSGAGSSPGAGGEEPGFREETGRLARAGMAGGWETALGLGLCLAALHRGGCRLPSVATAPQTPAVLRDNFRLQPGDLVTTTGQALELDCVPPLGYPEPYITWKKDGVTLDLVGGRYAVTKGKLQVASAQRSDSGLYICVAANAAGKRESRGARVSVLEKPSIVRHPSDAVAVAGSTVELGCSARGDPAPQVQWHKEHGDLPWGRHEVDREHTLHLYAVTSADAGAYVCTAQSQLGTAAATTFLHVEDRLATGQQETAPRDLLAVRLHLDNGTALPTAAVQLRWQMLMPVPVPVGYVVLYRSLLPVTTSWVQHDAGTELSATIPALRRGYKYEFKVRPYTGGTQGSDSNSRHLWIPEEVPSAAPQRVTVSQAEAGNSTVVVSWEPPPPEAHNGVIRGYQVWSMGEGWQHPTNRTVDGATHRLENLLLHPGAEFCVQVAAFNSAGLGVPSNATCGVLGLTAGSSRVVQALRQPAVIAAAGSMLWLALLALLLLLCQRRASQDAAARHRLVAGDSPWLGGPWKPSCAPRNLSSSSSLSSRLLGSDGRDPHPSSLSLEPPSLGPPTPPIHSSLCGGHPPPLGEMGCCGGGHPGVHSSPSTPNPAPWERVRKRELHQVHSTPVLIAGPSHIPVTGSGGEWGTDFGQAARQPQQRGHESDTIAARMDSRDPRLPVFSSPKPHRGSTSPASGVTTSLVTPPRPPHAWHPPVTRSPASVCPRDTSLVTRHPKDMSPVTGIPRDMSPVTENPRGVSPATRNPRDMSLVTEHPKDMFLDSRHPKDVSSVTRTPRNMSPATRHHKDPSPATKNQRDTVLATRHPEDTSLVTRHPKDTSQGTSLPKEMSPPTRHCRDKFLASSRSPENMSPALRHPNDILPATGHPRDTSPLTRHPEEMSPVPKHLRDKFLDTRYSKDISQATRNPREPSLVTMHTRDMSLCSRYPENMSPAIRHPKDTSPASRHPRDTSPATRHPKEVSPVTGHQKDMFLDTRYTKDMSLATGRLSPAFSDGVLTQQQVAEVLEMDQDTNCCRPPAPTTPRSFSPLHTYGYICGPPASELGEEEEEEEEEEEEEEEEHTATRGSPGGSLLNGWGSVSEDNFASTRCSLVSSCDGSFLLDASFARALAVAVDGLCYSLEDTDGAYEGPSPPPSPLEQVFPPGAHTTSWDWWTALEVPQRTRTEAAMNSSSQNGGQGSGIGSPWAREGGELRTGGTGARQSPGRRTQQGQTXLGSAKIQLY from the exons ATGGCTGAGATGTTTGTGTTCACCGTCACCTTCCCCCCCGCTTCGGCATTTCCCGCCCCCGCATCCGGCTATTGTACCCCCCCATCCGGAGCCGGATCCAGCCCCGGTGCTGGCGGGGAGGAACCAGGATTTCGGGAGGAAACGGGAAGGCTGGCCAGGGCCGGCATGGCGGGCGGCTGGGAGACAGCATTGGGCCTGGGGCTCTGCCTCGCCGCCCTGCACCGCGGAG GCTGCCGCCTTCCGAGCGTGGCCACAGCACCCCAAACTCCAGCTG TGCTGCGGGACAATTTCCGCCTGCAGCCGGGTGATTTGGTGACCACAACGGGACAAGCATTGGAGCTGGATTGTGTCCCCCCCTTGGGGTACCCCGAACCCTACATTACCTGGAAGAAGGACGGGGTGACCTTGGACTTGGTAGGTGGCAGGTACGCGGTCACCAAGGGGAAGTTGCAGGTGGCATCAGCACAACGGAGCGACTCCGGTCTCTACATCTGTGTGGCGGCCAATGCGGCAGGCAAGAGGGAGAGCCGGGGTGCCCGCGTCTCTGTGCTGG agAAGCCAAGCATCGTGCGGCACCCAAGTGATGCCGTGGCGGTGGCTGGCAGCACCGTGGAGCTGGGTTGCAGCGCCCGAGGTGACCCAGCACCACAGGTGCAGTGGCACAAGGAGCATGGAGACCTGCCCTGGGGCAG GCACGAGGTGGACCGGGAGCACACTCTGCACCTCTATGCCGTGACGTCTGCCGATGCCGGCGCGTACGTGTGTacagcacagagccagctgGGCACCGCCGCCGCCACCACCTTCCTGCACGTGGAGG ACCGGCTGGCAACGGGCCAGCAGGAGACTGCCCCACGGGACCTGCTGGCCGTGCGGCTGCACCTGGACAACGGCACTGCACTGCCCACTGCCGCTGTCCAGCTCCGCTGGCAG ATGCTgatgccggtgccggtgcctgTGGGCTACGTGGTGCTGTACCGCAGCCTGCTCCCGGTCACCACCTCCTGGGTCCAGCACGATGCAGGCACGGAGCTCAGCGCCACCATCCCTGCGCTCCGCAGGGGCTACAAGTACGAGTTCAAGGTCCGACCCTACACTGGAGGAACCCAGGGCTCAGACAGCAACAGCAGGCACCTCTGGATACCCGAGGAAG TGCCTAGTGCAGCGCCCCAGCGTGTCACCGTCAGCCAGGCTGAGGCAGGGAACAGCACCGTGGTCGTGAGCTGGGAGCCGCCTCCTCCTGAAGCACACAATGGCGTCATCCGGGGCTACCAG GTCTGGTCAATGGGTGAGGGCTGGCAGCATCCCACCAACAGGACAGTGGACGGAGCCACCCACCGCCTGGAAAACCTCCTCCTACACCCTGGGGCCGAATTCTGTGTTCAGGTGGCAGCTTTCAACAGCGCAGGGCTGGGGGTTCCCAGCAATGCCACGTGTGGAGTCCTGG GGCtgacagcagggagcagcagggtggtCCAGGCACTGCGGCAGCCTGCTGTCATCGCAGCCGCTGGTTCCATGCTCTGGTTGGCCTTACtcgccctcctcctcctcctctgccagcgCCGGGCCAgccaggatgctgcagctcGCCACAG GCTGGTGGCTGGTGACTCGCCATGGCTTGGTGGTCCCTGGaaacccagctgtgccccccgaaacctcagcagcagcagcagcctcagcagccgGCTCCTGGGCAGTGATGGCAGGGACCCCCACCCCTCCT CCCTCTCCTTGGAGCCGCCGAGCCTTGGTCCCCCCACGCCCCCCAtccacagcagcctctgtggGGGACACCCACCGCCCCTCGGGGAGATGGGGTGCTGTGGTGGGGGGCACCCCGGGGTGCATTCCTCGcccagcaccccaaacccagcaccCTGGGAGCGTGTTCGCAAGAGAG AGCTGCACCAAGTGCACAGCACCCCGGTGCTCATAGCTGGCCCCAGCCACATCCCTGTCACTGGAAGTGGAGGCGAGTGGGGGACAGACTTTGGGCAGGCAGCCAGGCAGCCTCAGCAAAGGGGACACGAGAGTGACACCATCGCTGCCAGGATGGACAGCAGGGACCCACGGCTACCGGTCTTCAGCTCTCCAAAACCACATCGGGGCAGCACCTCACCGGCCTCTGGTGTAACCACATCACTGGTGACACCCCCAAGACCACCCCATGCCTGGCACCCACCAGTGACACG GTCCCCGGCCTCTGTGTGCCCCAGGGACACATCTCTGGTCACCAGGCATCCCAAGGACATGTCCCCAGTCACTGGCATCCCCAGGGACATGTCCCCAGTCACTGAGAACCCCAGGGGTGTGTCACCAGCCACCAGGAACCCTAGGGACATGTCCTTGGTCACTGAGCACCCCAAGGACATGTTCCTGGACAGCAGGCACCCCAAGGATGTGTCCTCAgtcaccaggacccccaggaaCATGTCGCCAGCCACCAGGCACCACAAGGATCCATCACCAGCAACCAAGAACCAGAGGGACACAGTCTTGGCCACCAGGCACCCTGAGGACACCTCCCTGGTCACCAG GCACCCAAAGGACACATCCCAAGGCACAAGTCTGCCCAAGGAGATGTCCCCACCCACTAGGCACTGCAGGGACAAGTTCCTGGCCTCCAG caggtctCCTGAAAACATGTCACCAGCCTTGAGGCATCCCAATGACATATTGCCAGCCACTGGGCACCCCAGGGACACATCTCCACTCACCAGGCACCCTGAGGAGATGTCACCAGTCCCCAAGCACCTCAGGGACAAGTTCTTGGACACCAGGTACTCTAAGGACATATCTCAGGCCACCAGGAACCCCAGGGAGCCATCACTGGTGACCATGCACACAAGGGACATGTCCCTGTGTAGCAGGTACCCTGAAAACATGTCACCAGCAATAAGGCATCCCAAGGACACATCTCCAGCCAGCAGGCACCCCAGGGACACATCTCCAGCCACCAGGCACCCCAAAGAGGTGTCTCCcgtcactggtcaccagaagGACATGTTCTTGGACACCAG GTACACCAAGGACATGTCCCTGGCCACCGGGCGCCTCTCGCCAGCATTCAGTGATGGGGTCCTCACACAACAGCAGGTGGCTGAGGTCCTGGAGATGGACCAGGACACTAACTGCTGCAG ACCCCCAGCACCAACCACACCACGGTCCTTCTCACCACTGCACACCTACGGCTACATCTGTGGGCCACCAGCCTCTGAGCtaggtgaggaggaggaagaagaggaggaggaggaagaggaggaggaggaagagcataCAGCAACGAGGGGCTCACCAGGAGGGTCGCTGCTGAATGGCTGGGGGTCTGTCTCGGAGGACAACTTTGCCAGCACCCGCTGCAGCTTGGTGAGCTCCTGTGACGGCTCCTTCCTCCTGGACGCCAGCTTTGCCCGGGCACTGGCCGTGGCTGTCGATGGCCTCTGCTACAGCCTTGAGGACACCGATGGGGCCTACGAGG GTCCCTCACCACCACCATCGCCCTTGGAGCAGGTCTTCCCACCTGGAGCCCACACTACCAGCTGGGACTGGTGGACAGCGCTGGAGGTCCCACAGAGAACCAGGACAGAGGCAGCCATGAACAGTAGCTCACAGAATG gTGGCCAAGGGTCAGGGATTGGCAGCCCGTGGGCCAGGGAAGGTGGTGAGCTGcggacaggagggacaggagcgAGGCAGTCCCCAGGGCGCAGGACACAACAAGGCCAGAC CCTTGGCTCAGCTAAAATCCAGCTTTATTAG
- the ROBO3 gene encoding roundabout homolog 3, which yields MLRYLLKTLLQMNLFADSLGAEGSNSSSLLLGINRSIAALHLPDLAPGNGSHTQLEDTAPRIVEHPTDVLVSKGEPATLSCKAEGRPAPVVEWYKDGERVETDREDPRSHRTLLPGGSLFFLRILHGRRGKPDEGVYVCVARNYLGEATSRNASLQVAVLRDDFRQPPGDVVVAAGEPAVLECVPPRGHPEPSVSWKKNGVRVSDKDERLTIRGGKLMVASTHKSDAGVYVCVATNVVGERDSEPAELVVFERPAFGKRPHNQVVLVEGTAEFACEVVGDPQPAARWRKEEGEMPLGRWEVLPDNTLRISQLQVEDEGTYTCVADNSVGRSEASGTLTVHVPPQLVTGPHDQAVTPGQSVTFQCQSKGNPPPAVFWQKEGSQTLVFPGQPPIPPGRVWVSPSGALTIINVQPSDAGQYLCQAISVAGSVLARAGLEVTGASTELQPPVLSLLPANRTVLPVGATVRLPCGAGAHEPPGSVGWLKDGSALVGVQPRASLLENGTLQITGLRVRDSGLYKCVATSPAGETRWGISLEVQGDESDLSLPSPAPDLLPGPPSTPVVTNVTKSSVTLSWKGNEDSGATDVTSYIVEAFSQAVGGPWQTVAADVESETHTVTGLVPDTVYLFLVRAVNAHGLSDPSGISEPVRTQADTNPTQQGLDPEQVQQELAQVAVHLQEPVVLPLGTVHLSWTVEHQAPFLQGYRVLYRQRGGRWEEARMVWAPGERGALLTELRRGQDYEVKVRPYFHHLHGPDSAVRTLRTPEAAPSAPPQAVSVAGNGTSVRISWQPPPLAEQNGVIRDYRIWCLGNESRFHINQSVEGTVLATVLRGLVPGVPYRAEVAAATSAGVGARSAPVPIHIVPLVEQGVGPAGGSSLTEHLAEVARQPAFIAGVGGACWVILAAFAAWLYSRRRRKKELSHFTASFAYTPTGKPVSAAGSQYGLSLPSPPSLSTVSFPAPVRSNPRAAAGGGYPWLVDAWRGGSTASSAGCLGSTERYYNDAGITRYIAQTEQFGAGAGEGPVYSTIAVDSEEICTFPRPFSQYGTSYPGGGSQPMDAAASQVPRGRAEHGARAKLGQAVKPPAVSWTELLPPPPSASELSQCAQEEEKEEEEEDEEEEAAGGLGMEVWYPGEDIPCATAASSPTTSSGCRSTATLTPSPRTTEDIPRLRDFDSSLLPRRPPHGVSTPPQAPSPSVTPDASEGHPPRALCPPGTGKTRGVVSKSRLKPKCSRYRREKQMGDLPPPPLPPPGETPGPCPELEPSGAERRVTHRPPRGDEVTPYSKPSCLPRGQVSGSCSTTGSVSSRGSSSSRGHGSGRSRTPADRGEGTGHCRRPGAPFPCPPQEKR from the exons ATGCTGCGGTACCTGCTGAAGACGCTGCTGCAGATGAACCTGTTCGCCGACTCGCTGGGAGCCGAAGGCTCTAACTCCTCCTCGCTCCTGCTCGGCATCAACCGTTCCATCGCCGCGCTCCACCTGCCCGATCTCGCCCCCGGTAACG GATCCCACACCCAGCTGGAGGACACGGCTCCCCGCATCGTGGAGCACCCCACGGATGTCCTGGTCTCCAAGGGGGAGCCGGCCACGCTGAGCTGCAAGGCCGAGGGGCGCCCGGCCCCGGTGGTGGAGTGGTACAAGGACGGCGAGCGGGTGGAGACGGACCGGGAGGATCCCCGCTCCCACCGCACCCTCCTCCCGGGAGGGTCCCTCTTCTTCCTCCGGATCCTGCACGGGAGGCGGGGAAAGCCCGACGAGGGGGTTTATGTCTGCGTGGCCAGGAATTACCTGGGGGAGGCCACCAGCCGGAATGCGTCCTTGCAGGTGGCCG TGCTGCGGGACGATTTCCGACAGCCCCCAGGGGACGTGGTGGTGGCGGCGGGAGAACCGGCCGTGCTGGAGTGTGTCCCGCCCCGCGGCCACCCCGAGCCCAGCGTCTCTTGGAAGAAAAACGGAGTCCGGGTCAGCGACAAGGACGAGCGCCTGACG ATCCGTGGTGGGAAGCTGATGGTGGCCAGTACTCACAAGAGCGATGCTGGCGTCTATGTCTGCGTGGCCACCAACGTGGTGGGGGAGAGGGACAGCGAGCCGGCCGAGCTGGTCGTCTTCG AGCGCCCGGCATTTGGCAAGAGGCCCCACAACCaggtggtgctggtggagggGACGGCGGAGTTTGCCTGCGAGGTGGTGGGGGATCCGCAGCCAGCGGCGCGCTGGCGCAAGGAGGAGGGTGAAATGCCACTGGGAAG GTGGGAGGTGCTGCCAGACAACACCCTGCGGATCAGCCAGCTGCAGGTGGAGGATGAGGGCACCTACACCTGCGTGGCTGACAACAGCGTGGGCAGGTCGGAGGCATCGGGCACCCTCACTGTGCACG TGCCCCCCCAGCTTGTCACCGGGCCCCACGACCAAGCTGTCACCCCTGGCCAGAGCGTGACTTTCCAGTGCCAGAGCAAGGGCAACCCACCACCCGCTGTCTTCTGGCAGAAGGAGGGGAGCCAG ACCCTGGTGTTCCCGGGCCAGCCCCCAATCCCTCCTGGCCGTGTTTGGGTGAGCCCCAGTGGTGCTTTGACCATCATCAACGTCCAGCCCAGCGATGCCGGCCAGTACCTCTGCCAGGCCATCAGCGTGGCCGGCAGTGTCCTGGCCAGGGCAGGCCTGGAGGTGACGGGGG CATCCACTGAACTCCAGCCACCGGTGCTCAGCCTGCTTCCCGCTAACCGGACAGTGCTGCCAGTAGGGGCCACAGTGCGGCTGCCTTGTGGAGCGGGGGCCCATGAGCCCCCAGGCAGTGTGGGGTGGCTGAAGGATGGCAGTGCCCTGGTAGGTGTCCAGCCCCGTGCCAGCCTGCTGGAGAACGGCACCCTGCAGATCACCGGCCTCCGG GTGAGAGACTCCGGGCTCTACAAGTGCGTGGCCACCAGTCCAGCGGGCGAGACACGCTGGGGCATCTCCTTGGAGGTACAAG GTGATGAATCCGACCTCTCCTTGCCTTCCCCTGCACCCGATCTCCTCCCTGGGCCACCCTCCACCCCTGTGGTTACCAACGTTACCAAAAGCAGTGTCACCTTGAGCTGGAAAGGGAACGAGGACAGTGGTGCCACCGATGTCACCTCTTACATAGTGGAGGCTTTCAG CCAGGCGGTGGGTGGCCCGTGGCAGACAGTGGCAGCCGATGTGGAGAGTGAGACCCACACAGTGACTGGCCTTGTCCCTGACACTGTCTACCTGTTCCTGGTGCGGGCGGTCAATGCCCACGGGCTCAGTGACCCCAGTGGCATCTCGGAGCCTGTGCGCACCCAAG CAGACACCAACCCCACACAGCAAGGGCTGGATCCTGAgcaggtgcagcaggagctggcacaaGTGGCTGTGCACCTGCAGGAACCTGTGGTGCTGCCACTGGGCACTGTTCACCTCTCCTGGACC GTGGAGCACCAGGCACCCTTCCTTCAGGGCTACCGGGTGCTGTACCGGCAGCGTGGCGGGCGCTGGGAGGAGGCACGGATGGTGTGGGCGCCAGGGGAGCGGGGGGCCCTGCTCACAGAGCTGCGCCGGGGCCAGGACTACGAGGTCAAGGTCCGACCCTATTTTCATCACCTCCATGGTCCCGACAGCGCTGTGCGAACTCTGCGCACCCCTGAAGCGG cccccagtgccccacCACAAGCTGTCAGTGTGGCTGGGAATGGTACCAGTGTCCGCATCTCATGGCAGCCACCACCTCTGGCAGAGCAGAACGGGGTCATCCGTGATTACCGG ATTTGGTGCTTGGGCAATGAGAGCCGCTTCCACATCAACCAGAGCGTGGAGGGGACGGTGCTGGCGACAGTGTTGCGGGGACTGGTCCCCGGGGTCCCTTACCGTGCTGAAGTTGCCGCTGCCACCAGTGCTGGTGTGGGTGCCCGCAgtgcccctgtccccatccacATCG TCCCCCTGGTGGAGCAAGGTGTGGGGCCagcaggtgggagcagcttgACTGAGCATTTAGCAGAGGTAGCCAGGCAGCCAGCCTTCATTGCCGGCGTCGGTGGCGCTTGCTGGGTCATCCTCGCTGCCTTTGCTGCTTGGCTCTACAGCCGCCGCCGGAGGAAGAAGGAGCTCAGCCACTTCACTG CATCCTTTGCCTACACACCCACCGGTAAGCCCGTAAGTGCTGCGGGGTCCCAGTACGGCCTCTCGCTGCCCTCACCCCCATCTCTTTCCACAGTCAGCTTCCCAGCTCCAGTGCGCAGCAACCCCAG GGCAGCTGCCGGCGGTGGTTACCCGTGGCTGGTGGATGCGTGGCGTGGTGGGAGCACAGCCAGTTCTGCCGGTTGTTTGGGGAGCACTGAGAGATACTACAATG ATGCCGGCATCACCCGTTACATCGCCCAGACGGAACAGTTTGGAGCGGGGGCTGGCGAGGGGCCGGTTTACAGCACCATCGCGGTTGACAGTGAGGAGATCTGCACATTCCCCCGTCCCTTCTCACAGTATGGGACCTCCTACCCTGGGGGTGGTTCCCAGCCAATGGatgctgcagcttcccaggtGCCCCGTGGCCGGGCTGAGCACG GGGCCAGAGCAAAGCTGGGGCAAGCAGTGAAACCACCGGCGGTGAgctggacagagctgctgcccccGCCGCCCTCAGCCAGTGAGCTCAGCCAGTGTgcccaggaggaggagaaggaggaggaagaggaggatgaagaggaagaggCAGCCGGAGG GCTGGGGATGGAGGTGTGGTACCCTGGTGAGGACAtcccctgtgccactgctgcaTCCTCACCCACCACCTCCTCCGGCTGCCGTTCCACCGCCACGCTGACACCATCACCTCGCACCACGGAGGACATCCCTCGCCTCCGTGACTTCGATagctccctcctgccccg GAGACCCCCCCACGGTGTCAGCACCCCCCCACAGGCACCCAGTCCCTCGGTGACTCCGGATGCCAGTGAGGGCCACCCACCCCGAGccctctgccctcctggcacag GGAAAACCCGCGGGGTGGTCTCCAAAAGTCGCCTGAAGCCCAAATGCAGCCGCTACCGCCGGGAAAAGCAGATGGGAG ACCtgcccccgccgccgctgccgccgccagGCGAGACCCCCGGCCCCTGTCCGGAGCTGGAGCCAAGCGGGGCTGAGCGCAGGGTCACCCaccgcccgccccgcggcg ATGAGGTCACCCCCTACAGCAaaccctcctgcctgccccgcGGGCAGGTGTCTGGCAGCTGCTCCACCACCGGCAGCGTCTCGTCCCgcggctccagcagctcccgcgGCCACGGCTCGGGGCGCAGCCGGACGCCGGCGGACCGCGGCGAGGGGACCGGCCACtgccgccggccaggggcccCGTTCCCCTGCCCGCCGCAGGAGAAGCGATAA